A part of Desulfofundulus salinus genomic DNA contains:
- a CDS encoding sigma 54-interacting transcriptional regulator, producing the protein MREVFALLDPVPVGLLLVDAGGRVEFLNRVAEDLLGVERSAAAGRQLGDVLPAVLVEQLWPQDGSPLGRKVEINGRKVAVQVNPLVGEEGAGGTMLVLQDISLCESLREAKEELEAIFNSSYDEIYVVDGEGYTRRVNKIGESYYGVEVEKIIGKHYSEMEEEGYFNPSVSRRVFEERRRVTMVQHTKTGKTLIVTGNPVFDDSGRITRIVVNSRDVSELINLKQRLEDTEQLVDNYRRLVMYLRQEKLENTEIIAASPQMKQVLDLVDRVAQVDSTILITGESGVGKGVIASRIHKLSRRHKGPFITINCGAIPENLLESELFGYEPGAFTGARREGKRGLIEMGDGGTVFLDEVADLPLNLQVKLLQVIQEKKLMRVGGSQQIAVNVRFIAATNRDIQKMVREGLFREDLYYRLNVVPVTIPPLRYRKEDIVPLIEHFVNKFNLKYDMNKHFSPEVLDVLVKYHWPGNIREVENLVERLMVTTDSNLIETVHIPDYIINSSGELPGRVYVLGICPLKQAVDEVERQLIMLASQRCKTTYEMASALQVNQSTIVRKIQKYRVYPTGSKQKKLMKNTK; encoded by the coding sequence CTGAGGGAGGTATTTGCATTACTTGATCCCGTACCCGTGGGGTTGTTGCTGGTTGATGCCGGGGGAAGGGTGGAGTTTTTGAACCGGGTCGCCGAAGACCTCCTGGGTGTAGAAAGAAGTGCGGCTGCGGGGAGGCAACTTGGCGACGTATTACCTGCCGTCCTGGTGGAGCAGTTATGGCCGCAGGACGGTTCGCCTTTAGGCAGGAAGGTGGAAATAAACGGCCGGAAGGTGGCCGTGCAGGTCAACCCGCTGGTGGGGGAAGAGGGCGCCGGCGGGACGATGCTGGTTTTACAGGACATTTCCCTGTGCGAATCCTTGAGGGAAGCCAAGGAAGAGCTGGAAGCCATCTTTAACTCTTCTTACGACGAAATTTACGTTGTCGACGGCGAGGGCTACACCCGCAGGGTCAACAAAATTGGAGAAAGCTACTACGGGGTGGAAGTGGAAAAGATAATAGGCAAACATTACAGCGAAATGGAGGAGGAGGGTTATTTCAACCCATCCGTTTCGCGCCGGGTTTTTGAGGAAAGACGGCGGGTGACCATGGTCCAGCATACGAAGACGGGCAAGACTCTCATCGTTACAGGAAATCCGGTCTTTGACGATTCGGGCAGGATCACCCGTATAGTGGTCAACTCCCGGGATGTTTCCGAGCTGATCAATTTAAAGCAGCGCCTGGAAGACACCGAACAGCTGGTGGACAACTACCGCCGGCTGGTGATGTACCTGCGGCAGGAAAAGCTGGAAAACACAGAAATTATTGCGGCCAGCCCTCAAATGAAACAGGTCCTGGACCTGGTGGACCGGGTGGCCCAGGTGGATTCCACCATCCTGATTACCGGCGAATCCGGTGTGGGCAAGGGCGTTATTGCTTCCCGCATTCACAAGTTGAGCAGGCGGCATAAAGGTCCCTTTATCACCATCAACTGTGGAGCCATACCCGAGAACCTGCTGGAATCGGAGCTGTTCGGCTATGAGCCCGGGGCCTTCACCGGGGCCAGGCGTGAGGGGAAAAGGGGCCTAATTGAAATGGGTGACGGGGGAACCGTTTTTCTGGATGAGGTGGCGGATCTGCCTTTGAACCTGCAGGTCAAGCTGTTGCAGGTAATCCAGGAAAAAAAGTTAATGCGTGTCGGGGGAAGCCAGCAAATCGCGGTGAATGTGAGATTTATCGCCGCCACCAACCGCGATATTCAGAAGATGGTCAGGGAAGGATTGTTCCGGGAGGATCTTTACTACCGGTTGAATGTAGTCCCGGTCACCATTCCTCCCCTGCGGTATCGCAAAGAAGATATTGTGCCCTTGATTGAGCATTTCGTCAATAAGTTTAATCTGAAATATGACATGAATAAACATTTTTCACCGGAAGTCCTGGACGTACTGGTGAAATACCACTGGCCCGGTAATATAAGGGAAGTGGAAAACCTGGTGGAGCGGTTGATGGTTACCACCGACAGCAACCTTATTGAGACGGTGCATATTCCCGATTATATTATCAACTCCAGCGGCGAGCTTCCCGGCAGGGTATATGTGCTGGGGATATGCCCCTTGAAACAGGCCGTCGACGAGGTGGAAAGGCAGTTAATTATGCTGGCGTCACAGCGTTGCAAAACCACCTACGAAATGGCCAGCGCCCTGCAGGTCAACCAGTCAACCATTGTCAGGAAGATCCAGAAGTACCGCGTGTACCCCACGGGGAGCAAACAAAAGAAGCTCATGAAAAACACAAAATAA
- a CDS encoding APC family permease produces MAQKESFARVLTRKDVLALAFGAMIGWGWVVLAGTWVESAGSIGAMLAFLIGSIVVIFVGLTYAELTPAMPKAGGEFVFSFRAMGVTPSFICGWILALGYTSVVAFEAVALPTVVEYLIPDYKHGYLWTVAGWDVYASWALVGIIGSIILTIINYVGIKPAAFLQGVLTLLIAVVGIMLMTGALFNGNTGYLEPLFVGGMKGVFAVLIMTPFMFVGFDVIPQAAEEMNIPFKSIGKILLLSIFLAALWYIMVIFSVSVALTEQQMHASKLPTADAMAALFKGGWAAKLLILGGIGGIITSWNSFFVGASRVIFAMARAKLLPDFLGQLHPRYKTPANAILLVGVLSTLAPLLGRKMLVWLVDAGSLATIVAWTMVAISFLILRYREPEMERPFRVSYGKPVGFLAVIFSLALILLYLPGSPAALVWPYEWLIFLGWCALGVVFYFWARSSHAQTTAIMRELLQAEK; encoded by the coding sequence ATGGCTCAGAAAGAAAGCTTTGCGCGGGTTTTAACCCGCAAAGACGTGCTGGCTCTGGCCTTTGGAGCCATGATTGGCTGGGGCTGGGTAGTCCTGGCGGGTACATGGGTTGAATCAGCCGGTTCCATAGGGGCAATGCTGGCCTTTCTCATTGGCAGCATTGTGGTTATTTTTGTGGGGTTAACTTATGCTGAATTGACACCGGCCATGCCCAAGGCGGGCGGTGAATTTGTGTTCAGTTTCCGCGCCATGGGCGTTACCCCTTCCTTTATATGCGGCTGGATCCTGGCCCTGGGTTACACTTCGGTGGTGGCCTTCGAGGCTGTGGCCCTGCCTACCGTGGTGGAGTATCTCATACCGGATTACAAGCACGGTTACCTCTGGACGGTGGCCGGATGGGATGTATATGCTTCTTGGGCGCTAGTAGGTATCATTGGTTCCATCATCCTTACCATAATTAATTATGTGGGCATTAAGCCGGCAGCATTTTTGCAGGGAGTGCTTACATTGTTAATTGCCGTTGTAGGCATTATGCTCATGACCGGTGCCCTGTTTAACGGAAATACCGGCTATTTGGAGCCCCTGTTCGTAGGCGGCATGAAAGGAGTTTTTGCCGTTTTAATCATGACTCCCTTCATGTTTGTAGGGTTTGACGTTATTCCCCAGGCAGCGGAAGAAATGAATATTCCGTTTAAGTCAATCGGGAAAATACTCCTCCTGTCCATTTTCCTGGCGGCTTTATGGTACATCATGGTCATTTTTAGCGTTTCCGTGGCGCTAACCGAGCAACAAATGCACGCTTCCAAGCTGCCCACCGCCGATGCCATGGCAGCCCTTTTTAAAGGCGGTTGGGCCGCCAAATTGCTGATCCTGGGCGGCATTGGCGGCATCATTACCAGCTGGAACAGCTTTTTCGTGGGTGCCAGCCGGGTGATCTTTGCCATGGCCAGGGCCAAGCTGCTCCCCGATTTTCTGGGCCAGCTGCACCCCCGGTACAAAACACCGGCTAACGCCATTTTGCTTGTGGGTGTGTTATCCACCCTGGCCCCCCTCCTGGGCCGCAAAATGCTGGTCTGGCTGGTGGATGCAGGCAGCCTGGCTACCATCGTGGCCTGGACCATGGTGGCAATATCATTTTTGATCCTGCGGTACCGTGAACCGGAGATGGAGCGCCCCTTCAGAGTTAGCTACGGCAAGCCGGTGGGGTTTTTGGCCGTAATTTTTAGCCTGGCCCTGATACTCTTATACCTGCCCGGCAGTCCCGCTGCCCTGGTGTGGCCCTATGAGTGGCTGATCTTCCTGGGTTGGTGCGCGTTGGGTGTGGTTTTCTACTTTTGGGCGCGGTCTTCCCACGCGCAAACCACAGCCATCATGCGGGAATTGTTGCAGGCTGAAAAGTAG
- a CDS encoding aldehyde ferredoxin oxidoreductase family protein — MYGFYGRLLRLNLSDRSFAVEELPESVYRDYLGGKGLGTYLLLREVELGIDPLSPANKLIITTGPATGTLLPGSSRYGVFSKSPLTGLYAESYAGGRVAPAIRRTGYDAVIVEGAADAPVYVEISDRNVIFHDASHLWGKDTYATEDAVLAEVGQKGAQAVVIGPAGENLVRFACIENNYWRSAGRTGMGAVMGSKKLKALVFHGEVDCEVADPVLLKEAARRIREKGRDNPGVKAYQTYGTTVMVGTMNGARAFPARYWSMGTDPKWENLSGDTLLQNFEVRPRACPNCFLTCGKLTTVKEGKYAGLKLEGPEYETIYAFGGLCGINSLDQVIYLNDLCDRLGMDTITAGNLVALMMEAGERGRVKGYPAYGDAEGAARLLEDIACTRGPGELLAGGIKRVATELGLEDLAIHVKGLEPAGYDPRVLKGMGLAYATSPRGACHLRATFYKPELSGMIDPSTTEGKAALFIEFENRLTVFNTMIFCVFFRDLIQWDDLVAMIKGTTGWEYTREELARLANRIVTATRLFNTREGATRADDMLPPRFFNEPINDGRDIITRQELDTMLDDYYRLRGWDQNGVPQGN, encoded by the coding sequence ATGTACGGTTTTTACGGCAGGTTACTGCGCCTGAACCTTTCGGACCGGTCCTTTGCGGTAGAGGAATTGCCGGAAAGCGTGTACCGGGACTACCTGGGCGGGAAAGGGCTGGGCACCTACCTGTTGCTGCGCGAGGTCGAACTGGGGATAGACCCTCTCTCCCCGGCCAACAAGCTGATTATCACCACCGGTCCCGCCACCGGCACGCTGCTGCCCGGGTCCAGCCGCTACGGAGTTTTCAGCAAGTCTCCCCTGACCGGCCTTTATGCCGAGTCGTACGCTGGCGGGCGGGTGGCCCCAGCCATACGCCGCACCGGCTACGACGCGGTGATTGTGGAAGGTGCGGCTGATGCGCCCGTGTACGTGGAAATCAGCGACCGGAACGTGATTTTCCACGATGCATCCCACCTGTGGGGCAAGGACACTTACGCCACGGAAGACGCCGTGCTGGCCGAGGTGGGGCAAAAAGGGGCCCAGGCCGTGGTCATCGGGCCGGCGGGGGAAAACCTGGTGAGGTTTGCCTGCATTGAAAACAACTACTGGCGCTCGGCGGGGCGCACCGGCATGGGTGCCGTAATGGGGTCCAAAAAGCTTAAAGCCCTGGTATTCCACGGGGAAGTCGACTGTGAGGTTGCCGACCCGGTCCTTTTGAAGGAGGCTGCCCGCCGCATCAGGGAAAAGGGCAGGGACAACCCGGGGGTTAAGGCTTACCAGACCTACGGCACCACGGTTATGGTAGGTACCATGAACGGCGCCAGGGCATTTCCGGCCCGTTACTGGTCCATGGGTACCGACCCGAAGTGGGAGAACTTGAGCGGTGATACGCTGCTACAAAATTTTGAAGTGCGGCCCAGGGCCTGCCCCAACTGCTTTTTGACCTGCGGCAAGCTGACCACCGTGAAGGAAGGAAAATATGCCGGCTTAAAGCTGGAAGGTCCCGAGTACGAAACCATATATGCCTTCGGCGGGTTGTGCGGCATTAACAGCCTGGACCAGGTCATTTACCTCAACGACCTGTGCGACAGGCTGGGCATGGATACTATAACCGCCGGGAACCTGGTGGCCTTGATGATGGAGGCCGGGGAAAGGGGCCGGGTAAAAGGTTATCCCGCCTACGGGGATGCTGAAGGAGCGGCCCGCTTGCTGGAGGATATTGCCTGCACTCGCGGCCCGGGGGAATTGCTGGCCGGGGGGATAAAACGCGTGGCCACTGAGCTGGGCCTGGAGGATCTGGCCATTCACGTCAAGGGGCTGGAGCCGGCCGGTTATGACCCCCGGGTGCTGAAGGGAATGGGACTGGCCTACGCCACCTCGCCCAGGGGCGCCTGCCACCTGCGGGCCACATTTTATAAGCCGGAATTAAGCGGGATGATCGACCCCTCCACCACCGAGGGGAAAGCCGCCCTCTTCATTGAATTTGAAAACCGGCTGACGGTTTTCAACACCATGATTTTCTGCGTCTTTTTCCGCGACCTGATCCAGTGGGACGACCTGGTGGCCATGATCAAGGGAACCACCGGCTGGGAGTACACCCGGGAGGAACTGGCCCGGCTGGCCAACCGGATTGTCACCGCCACCCGCCTTTTCAACACCAGGGAAGGCGCCACCCGGGCGGACGACATGCTGCCGCCCAGGTTTTTCAACGAGCCAATTAACGACGGCCGGGACATCATCACCAGGCAGGAACTGGATACCATGCTGGACGACTACTACCGCCTGCGCGGCTGGGATCAAAACGGCGTTCCGCAGGGGAATTAA
- the gabT gene encoding 4-aminobutyrate--2-oxoglutarate transaminase: MLQKVTAIPGPRSNNLLEKKNRYVARGISNATPVFVAEAKGALIKDVDGNEFIDFYGGIGTLNAGHCPEPVVKAIKSQADKLLHTCFMVTMYENYVDLAEKLAGLCPVKGESKKVMFANSGAEAVENAVKIARFYSKKPGIIAFECAFHGRTLMAMSLTSKVKPYKFGFGPFAPEVYKVPSAYCYRCYYNSTYPECGLHCLENFTRFFAAEVPPENIAAMIIEPVQGEGGFIVPPPEFLPGLQKLCEKHGIVFIVDEVQTGFARTGKMFAVEHWGVQPDLMTVAKSIASGLPLSGVVGRAEVMDAPDPGHIGGTYGGNPISCAAALATIDYMQEQKLADRAARIGEMALGRLRAMQEKYPLIGDVRGLGAMVAMELVKDRKTKEPAKDETARIIQECYKRGLIIISAGIFSNVVRMLMPLTITDEQLDLGFSILEEVMAEVAG, translated from the coding sequence ATGCTTCAGAAAGTTACTGCCATACCCGGTCCCAGGTCAAATAACCTGCTGGAAAAGAAGAACAGATACGTCGCCAGGGGTATTTCCAATGCCACTCCCGTTTTTGTAGCAGAAGCAAAAGGAGCCCTGATCAAGGATGTGGACGGGAACGAATTTATTGACTTTTACGGCGGCATCGGCACCTTAAACGCCGGCCACTGTCCCGAGCCGGTGGTAAAAGCCATTAAAAGCCAGGCCGACAAGCTCCTGCACACTTGCTTTATGGTGACCATGTACGAGAACTATGTGGACCTGGCCGAAAAGCTGGCCGGTCTGTGCCCCGTTAAAGGCGAGAGCAAAAAGGTTATGTTTGCCAACAGTGGGGCGGAGGCGGTGGAAAACGCCGTCAAGATAGCCCGTTTTTACTCCAAAAAGCCGGGCATTATTGCCTTCGAGTGCGCCTTTCACGGCCGGACTCTGATGGCCATGAGTTTAACCAGCAAGGTGAAACCCTACAAGTTCGGCTTCGGGCCCTTTGCCCCGGAAGTGTACAAGGTTCCTTCCGCCTACTGCTACCGCTGTTACTACAATTCTACTTACCCGGAGTGCGGCCTGCACTGCCTGGAGAATTTCACCCGTTTCTTTGCCGCTGAAGTGCCGCCCGAAAATATCGCCGCCATGATTATCGAGCCCGTGCAGGGTGAGGGTGGGTTCATTGTACCCCCGCCGGAGTTCCTGCCGGGCCTGCAGAAGCTCTGCGAAAAGCATGGCATCGTCTTTATTGTGGATGAAGTGCAGACCGGTTTTGCCCGGACCGGAAAGATGTTCGCCGTGGAACACTGGGGCGTACAGCCCGACCTGATGACCGTGGCCAAGTCCATTGCTTCCGGGCTGCCCCTGAGTGGAGTGGTCGGCCGGGCGGAGGTCATGGACGCGCCCGATCCGGGTCACATCGGCGGCACCTACGGCGGCAACCCCATTTCCTGTGCCGCGGCCCTGGCCACCATTGACTACATGCAGGAGCAGAAGCTGGCGGACCGGGCCGCCAGAATCGGGGAAATGGCCCTGGGGCGGTTGCGGGCCATGCAGGAGAAATACCCCCTCATTGGCGATGTGCGCGGTCTTGGGGCCATGGTGGCCATGGAGCTGGTCAAGGACAGAAAAACCAAGGAACCGGCTAAAGACGAGACTGCCCGCATTATTCAGGAGTGTTACAAGCGCGGCCTGATCATTATCTCGGCGGGTATATTCAGCAATGTGGTGCGTATGCTCATGCCCCTGACCATTACGGACGAGCAGCTGGATCTGGGATTCTCCATTCTGGAAGAAGTGATGGCTGAAGTGGCCGGTTAA
- the fdhF gene encoding formate dehydrogenase subunit alpha, translating to MAEVTLTIDGKQVTVPAGTTVLDAARSAGIFIPTLCHDPELTPWGGCRLCVVEIEGMRNLPASCVTTVTSGMVVHTASQAVVEARKTIIELLLANHPMDCLTCGRNGDCRLQDYAYMYGVREAGFVGERHSYPIEDDNPFIVRDLNKCILCGKCVRACAEIQGKNVVDFAYRGFNTRVTPAMDSTLAGSDCVFCGNCVAVCPVGALQEKGLRAAARTWEVKKVRTTCPYCGTGCTFDLNVKDGRVVGVTSCDGEVNGRALCVKGRFGYGFIHHPDRLTRPLIKRNGVFEEATWEEAINLVAERLGAIKKEYGSGALGVLSSARCTNEENYLMSKFTRAVLGTNNIDHCARLUHAPTVAGLAAAFGSGAMTNPIDDIGGADFILAIGTNTTESHPIIGLQVKKAVRNGATLVVVDPRRTEVAGLAHHHLQLKSGTDIALLNALANVIISEGLVNKEFVDTRTEGFEALKEAVAKYTPEYVAEITGISPDVIREVARGYATARNATILYTMGLTQHICGTDNVLAVANLAMLCGHIGKPHSGVNPLRGQNNVQGACDIGALPNVLTGYQSVTLEEVRARFAAAWGVDELPATPGLTVGEMIEAAARGEIKGMYIMGENPVLSDPDADHVVHALEKLDFLVVQDIFLTETARLADVVLPAASFAEKDGTFTNTERRVQRVRKAIEPVGEAKPDWQIICLVATAMGYPMQYGSPAEIMEEIARLTPSYGGISYQRLESGSLVWPCPAPDHPGTPILHAGKFARGLGKFHPVEYVPPAELPDEEYPLILNTGRRHFHYHTGTMTLRTGALEEYYGREHLEINPADARTLGIADGDRVRVISRRGQVEVTARVVDTVPPGVVFTSFHFPEVAINKLTNTARDPVARIPELKVCAVRVEKIA from the coding sequence TTGGCGGAAGTCACCTTAACCATAGACGGGAAGCAGGTGACCGTACCGGCCGGCACCACCGTGCTGGATGCGGCCCGGTCCGCGGGAATTTTCATTCCCACCCTGTGCCACGATCCGGAACTCACCCCGTGGGGCGGCTGCCGCCTGTGCGTGGTGGAAATAGAAGGCATGCGCAACCTGCCGGCTTCCTGCGTCACCACTGTCACCAGCGGCATGGTGGTGCATACCGCCTCGCAGGCGGTAGTGGAAGCCCGGAAAACCATCATTGAGTTGCTTTTGGCCAACCACCCCATGGACTGCCTGACCTGCGGGCGAAACGGCGACTGCCGCCTGCAGGATTACGCCTACATGTACGGCGTCCGGGAGGCCGGTTTTGTTGGGGAGCGCCACAGTTACCCCATTGAAGATGATAACCCCTTCATAGTGCGGGACTTGAATAAATGTATCTTGTGCGGCAAGTGCGTGCGGGCCTGCGCCGAAATCCAGGGCAAAAACGTAGTGGATTTTGCCTACCGGGGTTTCAACACCAGGGTTACCCCGGCCATGGACAGTACCCTGGCCGGTTCCGACTGCGTTTTTTGCGGCAACTGTGTGGCCGTCTGCCCGGTGGGGGCCCTGCAGGAAAAGGGCCTGCGTGCGGCAGCCCGCACCTGGGAAGTCAAGAAGGTGCGGACCACCTGCCCCTACTGCGGCACCGGTTGCACCTTTGATCTCAATGTAAAGGACGGCCGGGTGGTGGGGGTAACATCCTGTGACGGTGAAGTCAACGGGCGGGCCCTGTGCGTGAAAGGCCGTTTTGGTTACGGCTTTATTCACCACCCCGACCGCCTCACCAGGCCCCTCATCAAGAGAAACGGCGTTTTTGAGGAGGCCACCTGGGAAGAAGCCATCAATTTGGTGGCCGAAAGGCTGGGGGCAATTAAAAAAGAATACGGTTCCGGCGCACTGGGAGTCCTGAGCTCGGCCCGGTGCACCAACGAAGAAAACTACTTGATGAGCAAGTTCACCAGGGCCGTACTGGGGACCAACAACATCGACCACTGTGCCCGTCTCTGACACGCGCCTACTGTCGCCGGTCTGGCGGCAGCCTTTGGCAGTGGTGCCATGACCAACCCCATCGATGATATTGGGGGAGCCGACTTTATCCTGGCCATAGGGACCAACACCACCGAGTCGCACCCAATTATCGGCCTTCAGGTGAAAAAGGCCGTGCGCAACGGCGCCACCCTGGTGGTGGTGGACCCCCGCAGGACAGAGGTGGCCGGTCTGGCCCACCATCACCTGCAGTTGAAGTCGGGCACGGACATCGCCCTTTTAAACGCCCTGGCCAATGTGATTATTTCCGAGGGCCTGGTAAACAAGGAATTTGTGGACACCCGTACCGAGGGGTTTGAAGCCCTGAAAGAGGCGGTGGCCAAATACACCCCCGAATATGTGGCGGAAATTACCGGTATCAGCCCCGATGTGATCCGGGAAGTGGCCCGGGGTTACGCCACGGCCAGAAACGCCACCATTCTTTATACCATGGGCCTCACCCAGCACATCTGCGGCACCGACAACGTCCTTGCCGTGGCCAACCTGGCCATGCTCTGCGGGCACATCGGCAAGCCCCACAGCGGCGTGAATCCCCTGCGGGGGCAGAACAACGTCCAGGGAGCCTGCGACATAGGCGCCCTGCCCAACGTCCTCACAGGTTACCAGAGCGTTACCCTGGAGGAAGTGCGGGCCAGGTTTGCCGCGGCCTGGGGGGTAGACGAGCTGCCGGCCACGCCCGGGCTTACCGTGGGCGAAATGATCGAAGCCGCCGCCCGGGGAGAAATCAAGGGGATGTACATCATGGGCGAGAACCCCGTGCTCTCCGACCCCGATGCGGACCACGTAGTTCACGCTTTAGAAAAGCTGGACTTTTTGGTGGTGCAGGACATCTTCCTTACCGAGACTGCCCGCCTGGCCGATGTGGTTTTGCCCGCAGCCAGTTTTGCGGAGAAGGACGGCACCTTTACCAACACCGAGCGGCGGGTGCAGCGGGTGCGCAAGGCCATTGAGCCCGTAGGGGAAGCCAAACCCGACTGGCAGATCATCTGCCTGGTGGCTACGGCCATGGGTTATCCCATGCAGTACGGTTCGCCGGCGGAAATCATGGAGGAGATTGCCCGCCTCACCCCCTCCTACGGCGGCATTTCCTACCAGCGCCTGGAGAGCGGCAGCCTGGTCTGGCCCTGTCCCGCCCCCGATCACCCGGGAACGCCCATCCTGCACGCGGGCAAGTTTGCCCGGGGGTTGGGCAAGTTCCACCCGGTAGAATACGTTCCCCCGGCCGAGCTGCCGGACGAAGAATATCCGCTCATCCTGAATACGGGGCGGCGGCACTTCCACTACCATACCGGGACCATGACCCTGCGTACCGGGGCCCTGGAGGAGTACTACGGCCGGGAGCACCTGGAGATCAATCCCGCCGACGCCCGGACCCTGGGCATTGCCGACGGCGACCGGGTGCGGGTTATCTCCCGCCGGGGACAGGTGGAAGTAACCGCCCGGGTTGTGGATACCGTGCCGCCCGGGGTGGTCTTTACCTCCTTCCACTTCCCGGAGGTGGCCATCAACAAGCTGACCAACACGGCCCGGGACCCGGTGGCCAGAATACCGGAGTTAAAAGTCTGCGCCGTGCGGGTGGAGAAGATCGCCTGA
- a CDS encoding Glu/Leu/Phe/Val family dehydrogenase codes for MSKRLNSFELACNHVLSAVKRLNLNPAVYEILRNPERVLTAAIPVKMDDGSIKVFTGYRVQHCSVLGPFKGGIRFHPDVDMGEVKALALWMTMKCAVLGLPYGGAKGGVTCDPREMSLDELERLSRGYIKAMYPLLGREKDIPAPDVYTNARVMTWMMDEFSEIKGYNEFGVITGKPPVVGGSLGREEATARGCVIAVREAAAALGISLNGAAVAVQGFGNVGSIAARLLHEMGCRIIAVSDSSGGIYNPRGLDPVAVLQFKKNTGTVKGYPGSRPISNEELLALSCDILIPAALENQITEQNARNIKARIIGEGANGPTTPGADRILNEKKIFVIPDILANAGGVTVSYFEWAQNNTGYYWSEEEVNRRLEEKMVAAFKEVYQMYRAHKDLNMRDCAYLVAVQRLSEAMWLRGWLGKGAEYSDQREAVLA; via the coding sequence ATGAGCAAGCGGTTGAACAGTTTTGAACTGGCATGTAACCACGTCCTGTCGGCGGTGAAAAGGCTCAACCTCAACCCGGCGGTTTACGAAATTCTGCGCAACCCGGAGCGGGTACTGACGGCGGCCATACCGGTGAAAATGGATGACGGCAGCATCAAGGTTTTTACCGGCTACCGGGTGCAGCACTGCAGTGTACTGGGTCCTTTTAAGGGGGGAATAAGATTTCACCCGGATGTGGATATGGGCGAGGTGAAAGCCCTCGCCCTGTGGATGACCATGAAGTGCGCCGTACTGGGGCTGCCCTACGGCGGCGCCAAGGGTGGAGTGACCTGTGACCCCAGGGAAATGTCCCTCGATGAACTGGAAAGGCTGAGCCGGGGTTACATCAAGGCCATGTACCCGTTGCTGGGCCGGGAAAAGGACATTCCTGCCCCGGACGTTTACACCAACGCCCGGGTGATGACCTGGATGATGGATGAGTTTTCGGAGATCAAAGGGTATAACGAGTTTGGGGTTATTACCGGCAAGCCGCCGGTGGTAGGCGGATCCCTCGGGCGGGAAGAGGCCACGGCCAGGGGTTGTGTCATTGCCGTGCGGGAAGCGGCCGCGGCGCTGGGGATCAGCTTAAACGGCGCTGCCGTTGCCGTGCAGGGTTTTGGCAACGTAGGGAGCATTGCCGCCAGGCTGTTGCACGAAATGGGCTGCCGCATTATTGCCGTATCCGACTCTTCCGGCGGCATTTACAACCCCAGGGGGCTCGACCCGGTGGCGGTGCTTCAATTCAAGAAGAATACGGGAACCGTGAAGGGGTATCCGGGCAGCCGTCCCATCAGCAACGAGGAGTTGCTGGCCTTAAGCTGTGACATTCTCATCCCGGCGGCCCTGGAAAACCAGATTACCGAGCAAAACGCCCGCAATATTAAAGCCCGGATTATCGGCGAGGGGGCCAACGGCCCTACCACTCCCGGCGCAGACCGGATCTTGAATGAGAAAAAGATTTTTGTAATTCCCGATATTCTGGCCAATGCCGGCGGCGTAACCGTTTCCTACTTCGAGTGGGCACAGAATAATACCGGTTACTACTGGTCTGAAGAAGAAGTGAACCGCCGCCTGGAGGAAAAAATGGTGGCCGCCTTTAAAGAAGTTTATCAAATGTACAGGGCCCATAAGGATCTGAATATGAGGGATTGTGCGTACCTGGTGGCCGTGCAGCGCCTGAGCGAGGCCATGTGGCTGCGGGGATGGCTGGGCAAGGGTGCCGAATATAGTGATCAGAGGGAAGCTGTTCTGGCGTAA